In Pelomicrobium methylotrophicum, the DNA window TCCCTGGGTCGCGCCGAGCTGGATCTGGCCGATGCGGATGCGATCCGCGCCACCTTGCGGGAGCATGCGCCGGCGCTCGTGGTGAACGCGGGCGCCTACACCGCAGTGGATCGCGCCGAGAGCGAGCCGGCGCTGGCCGAAGCGGTCAACGCCGTCGCCCCTGGCGTGCTGGCCGAGGAGTGCGTTCGCCTCGGCGCCGCCCTCATCCACTATTCCACCGATTACGTGTTCGATGGGACCCAGCGCACGCCCTATGTGGAAACGGATGCCACCCGGCCGTTGAGCGTGTACGGTCGCACCAAGCTGGAGGGGGAGCAGGCGGTGCAGGCCGCCGGGGGGGCGTACGTGATCTTCCGCACCGCCTGGGTGTACGCCAGCCGAGGCAGAAACTTTCTGCTTACCATGCGTCGGCTGTCCAACGAGCGCGACGAGCTGCACGTGGTGGATGACCAGGTGGGCTCTCCGACCTGGGCGCGGCTCCTGGCCCAGGCCACCGCTCGCATCGTCCGCGACAGCAACCTCCTGGAAACCCGCGACACCGGCTGGCTGCGGGAGCGAAGCGGCGTCTATCACCTCGCCTGCGCGGGGCAGACTTCCTGGTGCGGCTTCGCTCGCGCCATCGTGGAACAGGTGCCCGGGGCGCGACGCGTGCCGGTCAAGCCCATCGCCACCTCGGACTATCCCACACCTGCGCGGCGTCCGGCCTATTCGGTGCTCAACTGCGACAAGGCGTTACGGGTTTTCGGCATCCGGCTGCCCTCCTGGGACGAGGCCCTGCGGCAATGCGCCGCGGCCATGGCGGCCGGCGGCTGACCGTCCCGCTCCATGGCGGGCTCGTCGGCGTTGCCCGGCAGGCGTGCACTGTAGCGGCCCCTGCCGTCCAGTCCGCGGCCGCGGGGCTTCGAGGGTGACGGTGGAGTTGCGGTATCGGTCCCCGCCAGCGCATCGCAGAAGAACAGAAAGCCCGCGGTTGACGGCGCATTGAGGCGCGGCTCCCCGGCATTCTCCCTGGGCTCCCAGCCTTCAGGCCAGGACGGCCCATCGCGGCCGCTGCGGCCGACGCAAGCCCTGTAACATTCGGCCCCTAGACTTCTCCTCGCCGCTTCGCCGGGGCAGCGTTCAGCGAGGCTTCGCGTTCCCGTTTTTTGAAACCCATCCATCGAGGAGCTGTGTCATGCGTCAGCACGAGGAAGAGCAGGTCTGTAATCCGTCTGGTAACGGTTATTTCGGCGATATCCTTCATCTCACACGGCGCCGGGTGCTCAAAGGCGGATTGGGGGCTGCCGTGCTGGGCTTCCTAGGCCTTCCGGCGTTAGCACCCGTCCCGGATGCCCACGCGGCGTCGCTTCCTCCACGCCCCGATTTCGGGGGCATTGGATTCCATGGCATCGAACCCAACACGCTGGCCAACGGTCTGGTGGACGATGTGCGGCTTCCGCCAGGCTATCGCTACGAGGTTTTGTTCGCGTGGGGCGATCCCATAGGCATCGTGGGGCTTGAGCCTGGCCAACCCGAGTTCAAGTGGGACGCCAGCAACAGCGCCGAGGAGCAAGCGCTGCAGTCCGGGGCCCACCACGATGGCATGTGGTTTTTTCCTTTTCCGGGTGCCCAGGCGCACGAGCGGGGACTGCTTTGCGTAAACCACGAATACGTGGACCAGGGCCTTCTCTTTCCCGACGGTACGGCCAACTGGTCTCTGGAGAAAATCCGCAAGTCTCAAAACGCCCACGGCGTCAGCATTGTCGAGGTGCGGAAGAATCCGCGCACCGGCAAGTGGTCGCTGACGCGTCCTTCCCCCTTCGCCCGCCGCTTGACCGGCAACTCTCCTATGAAGATTTCCGGTCCCGCGGCCGGGCATCGCCTACTGCGGACTACGGCCGACCCGAGGGGCGACACCGTCTTGGGAACCTTAAACAACTGTGCTTCGGGTCATACCCCCTGGGGCACTTACCTTACGTGCGAGGAAAACTGGAACGGCTATTTCGGCAGCAGGGTGGCGGGCTTCGACGACGCACGCTCGAGCGACCAGAAGCGCTATGGGCTCAGCGCCACGGGGTTCGGATACCGCTGGCACGAATTCGATGAACGCTTCGAGCTGACCGCCAATCCCAACGAGCCGCACCGCTTCGGTTACGTGGTGGAGATCGACCCCTTCAACCCGAGGAGCACGCCGAAAAAGCGTACCGCC includes these proteins:
- the rfbD gene encoding dTDP-4-dehydrorhamnose reductase, encoding MVVMVIGSNGQLGWELRRALAVLGPVTSLGRAELDLADADAIRATLREHAPALVVNAGAYTAVDRAESEPALAEAVNAVAPGVLAEECVRLGAALIHYSTDYVFDGTQRTPYVETDATRPLSVYGRTKLEGEQAVQAAGGAYVIFRTAWVYASRGRNFLLTMRRLSNERDELHVVDDQVGSPTWARLLAQATARIVRDSNLLETRDTGWLRERSGVYHLACAGQTSWCGFARAIVEQVPGARRVPVKPIATSDYPTPARRPAYSVLNCDKALRVFGIRLPSWDEALRQCAAAMAAGG
- a CDS encoding PhoX family protein, which translates into the protein MRQHEEEQVCNPSGNGYFGDILHLTRRRVLKGGLGAAVLGFLGLPALAPVPDAHAASLPPRPDFGGIGFHGIEPNTLANGLVDDVRLPPGYRYEVLFAWGDPIGIVGLEPGQPEFKWDASNSAEEQALQSGAHHDGMWFFPFPGAQAHERGLLCVNHEYVDQGLLFPDGTANWSLEKIRKSQNAHGVSIVEVRKNPRTGKWSLTRPSPFARRLTGNSPMKISGPAAGHRLLRTTADPRGDTVLGTLNNCASGHTPWGTYLTCEENWNGYFGSRVAGFDDARSSDQKRYGLSATGFGYRWHEFDERFELTANPNEPHRFGYVVEIDPFNPRSTPKKRTALGRLKHENAEVVVSKDGRVVVYTGDDERFEYIYKFVSKRKFDPKHRSANMDLLDEGTLYVARFNADGTGEWLELSPKNPALAGWSLAEICIRTRQAADTVGATKMDRPEWIAVHPFSKAVYCTLTNNNRRGTGNNPGPDAANPRGPNTYGHIVRWNEAGGDPAATTFSWDVFALAGDPAVDPASNINGDLYNSPDGLWFDPAGRLWIQTDATTEASSYRPGGVNANIGTNQMLCADPLTGETRRFLTGPRGCEVTGVTVTPDGKTMFVNIQHPGEDWVGSPTEVSDWPDRNARPRSATIVITRENGGVIGGL